The DNA sequence GCTCGCCCTCGGCACCCCCGGCGAGCTGCGCGCCCGCCTCAACACCCTGGTGCTCTCCGGCGTGAAGACCGCCACCGCCGGGCTGATCGGCGAGTACGCCGACGAGCACGAGGAGCTGGAGCACGTCGGCGAACGGCTGGCGCTGGTCGACGATCACGACGCGCTGGTCGGCGTGGTCGAGATCACCGGCGTCGAGGTGGTGCGGTTCGCCGACGTGCCGTGGGACTTCGCCCGCGCCGAGGGCGAGGGCGACCGGTCGATCGAGGAGTGGCGGGCCGGTCACGGCGCCTACTGGGCCCGGCAGGGCACCCCGGTCACCGACGACAGCGAGATCGTCTGCCTGCGGTTCCGGCTGGTCTCCACCGAGGGCAGCGTCGGCACCTGAAGGTGTTGGAAGGGCCCCGCCTGTGCAGAATGCGTCAAGCGGGGTCCCTCCTTGCCCTAGCCGGCGCGACGCAGCTCCGGCAGCAGCGCCGCCGCCTCGGTCAGCACCGCCTCGTCGCCGGCGTACCAGCTACTGGCCCGGGGCCAGTGCGTGATCACGTCGGTGAAGCCCAGCCGGGCCGCCCGGGCCGTTTGCTCCGCG is a window from the Micromonospora sp. DSM 45708 genome containing:
- a CDS encoding ASCH domain-containing protein, which codes for MWPRIGGLRALALGTPGELRARLNTLVLSGVKTATAGLIGEYADEHEELEHVGERLALVDDHDALVGVVEITGVEVVRFADVPWDFARAEGEGDRSIEEWRAGHGAYWARQGTPVTDDSEIVCLRFRLVSTEGSVGT